Sequence from the Syntrophales bacterium genome:
TGGTAGTCCCGGAAGGCCGGCTGCAGCGCCTCCTGGAAGGCTACGGCCTTCGCCGCGATGACGTGCATCAGCGGCCCCCCCTGCATGCCCGGAAAGACCCGGCTGTTCAAGGCCTGGGCGAAGTCCTGGCGGCACATGACGAGTCCGCCGCGGGGGCCCCGGAGGGTCTTGTGGGTCGTCGAGGTGACGAACTCGCAGACGGAAATCGGCGAGGGGTGCAGCCCCACGGCCACGAGGCCCGCGATGTGGGCGATGTCGGCCATGATGAAGGCCCCGACCGAGTCGGCGACCCGCCGGAAGGCCTCGAAGTCGATGGTCCGGGGATAAGCGCTGGCGCCGACGACGATCAGCTTCGGCTTGTGCTTCTTCGCCTGGTCCTCCACCTCGTTGAAGTCGATGGTTTCCGTGTCCTTCCGGACACCGTAGGCCACGACGTTGTACAGTTTCCCGGAGAAGTTGGCGGGGCTGCCGTGGGAGAGGTGCCCGCCGTGGGAGAGGTTCATGCCCAGAACCGTGTCGCCCGGCTGGAGGGTGGCGAAGTAGACGGCCATGTTCGCCTGGGTGCCCGAGTGGGGCTGGACGTTCGCGTGGTCGGCGCCGAAGAGCTTCTTGCAGCGCTCGATGGCCAGCGTTTCGGCCACGTCCACGTACTCGCATCCGCCGTAGTAGCGCTTCGCAGGGTAGCCCTCGGCGTACTTGTTCGTCATGATGCTGCCCTGAGCCTCCAGAACGGCCTCGCTGACGAAGTTCTCCGAGGCGATCATCTCCAGTTTGCCGGCCTGCCGGACCGTCTCCTGCAGAATGGCGTCGGCGATCTCCGGATCGGTCTTTTTCAGGTTCGTCATGGGTTCCGTCTTCCTCCCGTTCTCGTGGTTTATTTGAGGTGCAGGGTTTCCTCGATCCCGCGGATCTTGTCAAGGCGCTGCGCGTGGCGCCCCCCTTCGAATTCCGTCAGGAGCCATGTCCGGACGATGCGCCGGGCCGTCTCCGGATCGGTCTTGCGTCCCGCCAGAACGAGGACGTTGCTGTCGTTATGGAGGCGGCTCATGCGGGCCGTCTCCTCGTCCAGGCACAGGGCCGCCCGGACACCGGGATACCGGTTGGCGGCAATGGCCATGCCGATGCCGGAGCCGCAGACGAGGATCCCCCGGGGAAACCGGCCCGCCGCGACGGCCTCCGCCACGGCGCGGGCGAAGTCGGGGTAATCCACGGGCTCCGGGCCGTTCGTGCCGGCGTCCGTTACGGGGATGTTCCCCTTGACCAGGATCGCCTTGACGGCTTCCTTCAGGTCGTAACCAGCGTGGTCGGCGCCGAGAATGAGGGGCTGCATGTTCATGGTGCAAACTTTCGCAGGACAATCACGGCGTTGGCCCCTCCGAACCCGAAGGTGCTTGACAGGGCCGTCCGGATCTCCTGACGGCGGGCCTTGTTCGGCACATAGTCCAGGTCGCACGCCGGGTCGGGATTGTCCAGGTTGATGGTTGGAGGCAGGATTCCCTCCTCCAACGCCTTGGCCGTAAAGATCGCCTCGACTCCGCCGGTGGCCCCGAGCAGGTGCCCCGTCATCGATTTCGTCGAGCTGACGGCGATTTTCCTGCTGTGCTCTCCGAAGACGTCTTTGACGGCCTCTGTTTCATAGACGTCGTTCAGGGGTGTGGAGGTCCCGTGGGCATTGATGTAATCAATGTCTTCCGGCCGGAGCCCGGCGTCGCGGATGGCCTCCCGCATGCACCGGGCCGCTCCCGCGTGTCCCGGCGGGGGCGCCGCCAGGTGAAAGGCGTCCGCCGTGGAGCCGTAACCAACGATTTCAGCATGGATCGGGGCGCCCCGGTCGAGGGCCCGGTTCATCTCCTCCAGGACGACGAGTCCGCATCCTTCGGAAATGACGAATCCGTCTCGATCCCGGTCAAAAGGACGGCTGGCCTTTTCCGGCTCGTCGTTGCGGAGCGACATGGCCCGCATGACGTTGAAACCGCCGATCCCCAAGGGCGTGACGGCCGCCTCGGCACCGCCGGCAAGCATGACATCCGCCCAGCCGCCGGCAATGATCCGATAGGAGTCCCCGATGGCGT
This genomic interval carries:
- the glyA gene encoding serine hydroxymethyltransferase translates to MTNLKKTDPEIADAILQETVRQAGKLEMIASENFVSEAVLEAQGSIMTNKYAEGYPAKRYYGGCEYVDVAETLAIERCKKLFGADHANVQPHSGTQANMAVYFATLQPGDTVLGMNLSHGGHLSHGSPANFSGKLYNVVAYGVRKDTETIDFNEVEDQAKKHKPKLIVVGASAYPRTIDFEAFRRVADSVGAFIMADIAHIAGLVAVGLHPSPISVCEFVTSTTHKTLRGPRGGLVMCRQDFAQALNSRVFPGMQGGPLMHVIAAKAVAFQEALQPAFRDYQAQIVKNAKAVADTLMKEGFRLVSGGTDNHLMLVDLTEAGVTGRDAQEVLDRAGITVNKNGIPFDTRGPMVTSGIRIGTPALTTRGMKEDEMRLIAGWIARVLRDPANEALVAEVRADVSALCERFPLYAERIRAGS
- the rpiB gene encoding ribose 5-phosphate isomerase B, which encodes MNMQPLILGADHAGYDLKEAVKAILVKGNIPVTDAGTNGPEPVDYPDFARAVAEAVAAGRFPRGILVCGSGIGMAIAANRYPGVRAALCLDEETARMSRLHNDSNVLVLAGRKTDPETARRIVRTWLLTEFEGGRHAQRLDKIRGIEETLHLK
- the fabF gene encoding beta-ketoacyl-ACP synthase II, with the protein product MTNRRRVVITGLGAVTPVGNSAREAWENICAGRSGIGPITRFDTTSHQTRIAGEVKNFDPLAFVDPKWLRRLDLFIIYALAASDMAMADAALTGDTAGGDRAGTIIGSAIGGLSSMETAKEAFDRGGPRKISPFALPAALGNLAAGHVSIRYSLRGPINCTTTACSAGNHAIGDSYRIIAGGWADVMLAGGAEAAVTPLGIGGFNVMRAMSLRNDEPEKASRPFDRDRDGFVISEGCGLVVLEEMNRALDRGAPIHAEIVGYGSTADAFHLAAPPPGHAGAARCMREAIRDAGLRPEDIDYINAHGTSTPLNDVYETEAVKDVFGEHSRKIAVSSTKSMTGHLLGATGGVEAIFTAKALEEGILPPTINLDNPDPACDLDYVPNKARRQEIRTALSSTFGFGGANAVIVLRKFAP